A region of Mycolicibacterium brumae DNA encodes the following proteins:
- a CDS encoding PH domain-containing protein, whose protein sequence is MKTRAGDDTDWVAEFRPKRMPLLAMLAAVLILAVHVAVAASLRVEETGVNFRSWDQWAFVGMGVVVGGIVLLLTRPRLRVGPSGLAVRNVLFEKVIPWSQVVGVSFPAGKRWARIEMPGDEYVPVLAIQSLDKERAVDAMDRLRDLVAEHRA, encoded by the coding sequence ATGAAGACCCGCGCCGGCGACGACACCGATTGGGTGGCGGAGTTTCGGCCGAAGCGGATGCCGCTGCTGGCGATGCTGGCCGCGGTCCTGATCCTGGCGGTGCACGTCGCTGTCGCCGCATCGCTGCGCGTGGAGGAGACCGGGGTCAATTTCCGCAGCTGGGACCAGTGGGCGTTCGTCGGCATGGGGGTGGTGGTCGGCGGAATCGTGCTGCTGCTGACCCGTCCCCGGCTGCGTGTCGGGCCCTCCGGGTTGGCCGTCCGCAATGTGCTGTTCGAGAAGGTGATTCCCTGGTCGCAGGTGGTCGGGGTGAGCTTCCCGGCCGGTAAGCGCTGGGCCCGGATCGAGATGCCCGGCGACGAGTACGTTCCGGTGCTGGCGATCCAGTCGCTGGACAAGGAACGCGCGGTGGACGCGATGGACCGGCTGCGCGACCTGGTCGCCGAGCACCGGGCCTGA
- the ribH gene encoding 6,7-dimethyl-8-ribityllumazine synthase, with amino-acid sequence MSGHGIPELPDGLDASGISLAIIASTWHDTICTALLDGALRIATRVGVTEPTVTRVMGAIEIPVVAQELARSHDAVVALGVVIRGGTPHFDYVCDAVTAGLTRVSLDESTPVANGVLTCDTEAQALDRAGLPGSAEDKGAQAAAAALSTALTLAELRGTR; translated from the coding sequence ATGAGTGGGCACGGCATTCCGGAACTGCCCGACGGGCTGGACGCCTCGGGCATCTCGCTGGCGATCATCGCGAGCACCTGGCACGACACCATCTGCACGGCGTTGCTCGACGGCGCCCTGCGCATCGCTACCCGGGTCGGCGTGACCGAACCGACCGTGACCCGGGTGATGGGCGCCATCGAAATCCCCGTCGTCGCACAGGAGCTGGCGCGCAGCCACGACGCGGTCGTCGCGCTCGGCGTGGTGATCCGCGGCGGCACCCCGCATTTCGATTACGTCTGCGACGCGGTGACCGCCGGGCTGACCCGGGTGTCCCTCGACGAGTCGACGCCGGTGGCCAACGGCGTGCTGACCTGTGACACCGAGGCGCAGGCGCTGGACCGGGCCGGGTTGCCGGGTTCGGCCGAGGACAAGGGCGCCCAAGCCGCGGCCGCGGCGCTGAGCACCGCCCTGACGCTGGCCGAGCTGCGCGGAACCCGATGA
- a CDS encoding bifunctional 3,4-dihydroxy-2-butanone-4-phosphate synthase/GTP cyclohydrolase II: MTRLDTVERAVADIAAGKAVVVIDDEDRENEGDLIFAAEKATPELVAFMVRYTSGYLCVPLAGEICDRLGLLPMYAVNQDKHGTAYTVTVDAKAGVGTGISAADRATTMRLLADPDSGVNDFTKPGHVVPLRAKDGGVLRRPGHTEAAVDLARMAGLQPAGAICEIVSQKDEGHMAQTDELRVFADEHDLALISIADLIQWRRKNERMVSRIAEARIPTRHGEFRAVGYTSEYEDVEHVALVRGDIGDGEDVLVRVHSECLTGDVFGSQRCDCGPQLDAAIEMVAGEGRGVVLYMRGHEGRGIGLMHKLQAYQLQDAGSDTVDANLELGLPADARDYGTGAQILVDLGVRSMRLLTNNPAKRVGLDGYGLHITERVPLPVRANAENIRYLRTKRDRMGHELTGLDDFQGSGS, encoded by the coding sequence ATGACGAGGCTGGACACCGTCGAGCGGGCGGTTGCCGACATCGCGGCGGGCAAGGCCGTCGTCGTCATCGACGATGAGGACCGCGAGAACGAGGGCGACCTGATCTTCGCCGCGGAGAAGGCCACCCCGGAGCTGGTGGCGTTCATGGTCCGCTACACCTCCGGCTATCTGTGCGTGCCGCTGGCCGGCGAGATCTGCGACCGGCTCGGCCTGCTGCCGATGTACGCGGTGAACCAGGACAAACACGGCACCGCCTACACCGTCACGGTGGACGCCAAGGCCGGTGTCGGGACCGGTATCTCGGCCGCCGATCGCGCCACCACCATGCGACTGCTGGCCGACCCGGACTCCGGGGTCAACGACTTCACCAAGCCCGGGCACGTGGTGCCGTTGCGCGCCAAGGACGGCGGGGTGCTGCGCCGGCCGGGGCACACCGAGGCCGCCGTCGATCTGGCCCGGATGGCCGGTCTGCAGCCGGCCGGCGCGATCTGCGAGATCGTCAGCCAGAAGGACGAGGGCCACATGGCCCAGACCGACGAGCTGCGGGTGTTCGCCGACGAGCACGATCTGGCGCTGATCTCCATCGCCGACCTGATCCAGTGGCGGCGCAAGAACGAGCGGATGGTGTCCCGGATCGCCGAGGCCCGCATCCCCACCCGGCACGGCGAGTTCCGGGCGGTCGGCTACACCAGCGAGTACGAGGACGTCGAGCACGTGGCGCTGGTCCGCGGCGACATCGGCGACGGCGAGGACGTGCTGGTGCGGGTGCACTCGGAGTGCCTGACCGGCGACGTGTTCGGCTCCCAGCGCTGCGACTGCGGGCCGCAGCTGGACGCGGCCATCGAGATGGTCGCCGGCGAGGGCCGCGGCGTGGTGCTCTACATGCGCGGGCACGAGGGCCGCGGCATCGGCCTGATGCACAAGCTGCAGGCCTACCAACTGCAGGACGCCGGCAGCGACACCGTCGACGCCAACCTGGAACTCGGGCTGCCCGCCGACGCCCGTGACTACGGCACGGGCGCGCAGATCCTGGTCGACCTGGGCGTGCGGTCGATGCGGCTGCTGACCAACAACCCGGCCAAGCGCGTCGGGCTGGACGGTTACGGCCTGCACATCACCGAGCGGGTGCCGCTGCCGGTGCGGGCCAACGCCGAGAACATCCGGTATCTGCGCACCAAGCGGGACCGGATGGGCCACGAGCTGACCGGGCTCGACGATTTCCAGGGGAGCGGGTCCTAA
- a CDS encoding riboflavin synthase: MFTGIVEELGEVVDTQELGDAARLVIRGPVVTSDAGHGDSIAVNGVCLTVVEVLPDGGFSADVMAETLNRSSLGQLRTGSPVNLERAAAVNSRLGGHIVQGHVDGVGAVISRSPSEHWEVVRFALPAQLARYLVEKGSITVDGVSLTVSGLGRDDDGDWFEVSLIPTTLTATTLGGAAVGTRVNLEVDVLAKYVERLLAARGA, translated from the coding sequence GTGTTCACCGGGATTGTGGAAGAACTCGGCGAGGTCGTCGACACCCAGGAGTTGGGCGACGCCGCCCGGCTGGTGATTCGGGGACCCGTGGTCACCTCGGACGCCGGTCACGGCGACTCGATCGCCGTCAACGGCGTGTGCCTGACGGTCGTCGAGGTGCTGCCCGACGGCGGCTTCTCCGCCGACGTGATGGCCGAGACGCTGAACCGGTCCTCGCTCGGGCAGCTGCGGACCGGCTCGCCGGTGAACCTGGAGCGCGCCGCGGCGGTGAACAGCCGGCTCGGCGGGCACATCGTGCAGGGCCACGTCGACGGCGTCGGCGCGGTCATCTCACGGAGCCCGTCCGAGCACTGGGAGGTGGTGCGGTTCGCGTTGCCCGCCCAGCTGGCCCGGTATCTGGTGGAAAAGGGCTCGATCACCGTGGACGGGGTGTCGCTGACGGTGTCCGGGCTGGGCCGCGACGACGACGGCGACTGGTTCGAGGTGTCGCTGATCCCGACCACCCTGACCGCCACCACCCTCGGCGGCGCCGCCGTCGGGACCCGGGTCAACCTGGAGGTCGACGTGCTGGCCAAGTATGTGGAGAGGCTGCTGGCCGCCCGCGGCGCCTAG
- a CDS encoding LppX_LprAFG lipoprotein: protein MLTLRRTSTWKSTIAAAGAAAVVLAGCSSGGSGNEALPDAAELLTASQASTAKLTSAHLEITVEGKITGMPIKSVVGDLTNEPASAAKGNATITMGGSTVEAPFIVADGILYAALTEGGSYSDWGPAEKIYDPSVILDPNNGLANMLANFTGATSEATEKVGDTETVRVTGETSAEAVNKLLPQLKADKPVKSTAWIAKDDDHKLVKARISPSDDTYIDMTLSAWNAPVTITKPEV from the coding sequence ATGCTCACGCTGCGACGCACGTCCACCTGGAAGTCCACCATCGCCGCCGCCGGCGCGGCCGCCGTCGTTCTGGCCGGCTGTTCGTCCGGCGGATCCGGCAACGAGGCGCTGCCCGACGCTGCCGAACTGCTGACCGCCTCCCAGGCCAGCACCGCCAAACTCACCAGCGCGCATCTGGAGATCACCGTCGAGGGCAAGATCACCGGGATGCCGATCAAGTCCGTCGTCGGCGACCTGACCAATGAGCCGGCCAGCGCCGCCAAGGGCAACGCCACCATCACCATGGGCGGCAGCACCGTCGAGGCGCCCTTCATCGTGGCCGACGGCATCCTCTACGCCGCGCTGACCGAGGGCGGCAGCTACTCCGACTGGGGCCCCGCCGAGAAGATCTACGACCCGTCGGTGATCCTCGATCCGAACAACGGCCTGGCCAACATGCTGGCCAACTTCACCGGCGCGACCTCCGAGGCGACCGAGAAGGTCGGCGACACCGAGACCGTGCGGGTGACCGGCGAGACCAGCGCCGAAGCCGTCAACAAGCTGCTGCCGCAGCTCAAGGCCGACAAGCCGGTCAAGAGCACCGCCTGGATCGCCAAGGACGACGACCACAAGCTGGTGAAGGCCCGGATCTCGCCGTCGGATGACACCTACATCGACATGACCCTGTCGGCGTGGAACGCGCCGGTGACGATCACCAAGCCCGAAGTCTGA
- a CDS encoding MFS transporter produces MRSATSRNVAITAGGLAVLLGAIDTYVVVTIMEDIMGDVGIPLNKIQQVTPIITGYMLAYVAAMPLLGRTSDRFGRKPVLQLGLAAFAIGSVITAMAGDLNTLVIGRVVLGAAAGALLPVTLALAADLWDARDRTKILGGVGAAQELGSVLGPVWGIVVVSVFNTWRDVFWINLPLTAAAMIMIHFSLPGHDRSTTKHEKVDVVGGVLLAVALGLAVIGLYNPSPDGRQVLPAGGMWLLIAAAAFGVGFFVWEYFTKTRLIDPAGMLMGPFLASLAASACTGAALMVTLVNIELFGRGVLGASQTEAALHLLWFLVALPIGAIAGGFAAGRFGDRVIVVPGMLLAAFGYWLISHWDTEVMSRTHNLGFVELPIFETDLAIAGLGLGLVIAPLTSAALRVTPSSQHGIASSLVVVSRMIGMLVGVAALSAWGLYRFNQLLRELPPAVGDTLPEKLAAEGARAQTAFAMQYGEMFFITAIVCVVGAVVGLFIAGRNVDVEAAERRSSDEAPAESR; encoded by the coding sequence ATGCGTTCTGCGACCAGCCGCAATGTCGCGATAACCGCGGGCGGTCTGGCGGTTCTGCTCGGGGCCATCGACACCTATGTCGTGGTCACGATCATGGAAGACATCATGGGCGATGTCGGCATCCCGCTGAACAAGATTCAGCAGGTCACGCCGATCATCACCGGCTACATGCTGGCCTATGTCGCCGCCATGCCGCTGTTGGGGCGCACCTCGGACCGGTTCGGCCGCAAGCCCGTGCTGCAGCTGGGTCTGGCCGCCTTCGCCATCGGATCGGTCATCACCGCGATGGCCGGCGACCTGAACACCCTGGTGATCGGGCGGGTGGTGCTCGGCGCCGCGGCCGGCGCGCTGCTTCCCGTGACCCTGGCGCTGGCCGCCGACCTGTGGGACGCCCGCGACCGCACCAAGATCCTGGGCGGCGTCGGCGCCGCCCAGGAACTGGGCAGCGTGTTGGGCCCGGTGTGGGGCATCGTCGTGGTCAGCGTGTTCAACACCTGGCGTGACGTGTTCTGGATCAACCTGCCGCTGACCGCGGCGGCGATGATCATGATCCACTTCAGCCTGCCCGGCCACGACCGATCGACCACCAAGCACGAGAAGGTCGACGTGGTCGGCGGGGTGCTGCTGGCCGTCGCGCTCGGGCTGGCGGTCATCGGGCTGTACAACCCCTCGCCCGACGGCAGGCAGGTGCTGCCCGCCGGTGGCATGTGGCTGCTGATCGCCGCGGCCGCGTTCGGCGTCGGGTTCTTCGTCTGGGAGTACTTCACCAAGACCCGGCTGATCGACCCGGCCGGGATGCTGATGGGCCCGTTCCTGGCCTCGCTGGCCGCCTCGGCGTGCACCGGCGCGGCGCTGATGGTGACGCTGGTCAACATCGAGCTGTTCGGCCGCGGCGTGTTGGGCGCGTCGCAGACCGAGGCCGCGCTGCACCTGCTGTGGTTCCTGGTGGCGCTGCCGATCGGCGCGATCGCCGGCGGGTTCGCCGCGGGTCGCTTCGGCGACCGGGTGATCGTCGTCCCGGGCATGCTGCTCGCGGCGTTCGGCTACTGGCTGATCTCGCACTGGGACACCGAGGTGATGTCCCGCACGCACAACCTGGGCTTCGTGGAACTTCCGATCTTCGAGACCGACCTGGCCATCGCGGGTCTGGGGCTCGGGCTGGTGATCGCCCCGCTGACCTCGGCGGCGCTGCGGGTGACGCCGTCCTCGCAGCACGGCATCGCCTCCTCGCTGGTGGTGGTGTCCCGGATGATCGGCATGCTGGTCGGGGTGGCGGCGCTATCCGCCTGGGGCCTGTACCGGTTCAACCAGCTGCTGCGCGAGCTGCCGCCGGCCGTCGGCGACACGCTGCCGGAGAAGCTGGCCGCCGAGGGCGCGCGGGCGCAGACCGCGTTCGCGATGCAGTACGGCGAGATGTTCTTCATCACCGCGATCGTCTGCGTGGTCGGCGCGGTGGTCGGGCTGTTCATCGCCGGGCGGAATGTCGATGTCGAGGCCGCCGAGCGACGATCGAGCGACGAGGCGCCAGCCGAGTCGCGATGA
- the ribD gene encoding bifunctional diaminohydroxyphosphoribosylaminopyrimidine deaminase/5-amino-6-(5-phosphoribosylamino)uracil reductase RibD, whose amino-acid sequence MRAAIAQSEKVKGSTYPNPPVGAVILDAGGQIAGVGATQPVGGAHAEIVALRRAGTLAKGGVAVVTLEPCNHHGRTPPCVSALLDAGIASVVYAVADPNPEAAGGAEALRAAGVQVGAGVLADEVAGGPLREWLHRQRTGRPHVTWKFAASVDGRSAAADGTSKWITSPASRADVHRRRVAAEAVIVGTGTVFADDPTLTARPADGTEVARQPLRVVVGRREIPSDARVLNEDASTMVIRTHDPAEVIRALGDRTDVILEGGPTLAGAFLRAGLIDRILGYLAPMLIGGPITVLDSVGVNTIAEAPRWRFDLTERVGPDLLVSLVPE is encoded by the coding sequence ATGCGGGCGGCGATCGCCCAATCGGAGAAGGTCAAGGGCAGCACCTACCCGAACCCGCCGGTCGGCGCGGTCATCCTGGACGCCGGCGGGCAGATCGCCGGCGTCGGCGCCACCCAGCCGGTGGGCGGCGCGCACGCCGAGATCGTCGCGCTGCGCCGGGCCGGCACCCTCGCCAAGGGCGGCGTCGCGGTGGTCACCCTGGAGCCCTGCAACCACCACGGCCGCACCCCGCCGTGCGTCAGCGCGCTGCTGGACGCCGGGATCGCCAGCGTCGTGTACGCCGTGGCCGACCCCAACCCGGAAGCCGCCGGGGGAGCGGAGGCGCTGCGCGCCGCCGGGGTGCAAGTGGGCGCCGGCGTGCTGGCCGACGAGGTCGCCGGCGGCCCGCTGCGCGAGTGGCTGCACCGCCAGCGCACCGGACGACCGCACGTCACCTGGAAGTTCGCCGCCAGTGTCGACGGCCGCAGCGCCGCCGCGGACGGCACCTCGAAATGGATCACCAGCCCGGCGTCCCGCGCCGACGTGCATCGTCGCCGGGTGGCCGCCGAAGCTGTCATCGTTGGCACCGGAACGGTGTTCGCCGACGACCCGACGCTCACCGCCCGCCCGGCCGACGGGACCGAGGTGGCCCGTCAGCCACTGCGGGTGGTGGTGGGGCGCCGCGAGATTCCCAGCGACGCCCGGGTGCTCAACGAGGACGCCTCCACCATGGTGATCCGCACCCACGATCCGGCCGAGGTGATCCGGGCTCTCGGCGACCGCACCGACGTGATCCTGGAGGGCGGGCCCACGCTGGCGGGCGCGTTCCTGCGCGCCGGGCTGATCGACCGGATTCTCGGCTATCTGGCCCCGATGCTGATCGGCGGGCCGATCACCGTGCTGGACTCGGTCGGCGTGAACACCATCGCCGAGGCGCCGCGCTGGCGCTTCGACCTGACCGAGCGCGTCGGCCCCGATCTGTTGGTCAGCCTCGTCCCGGAGTGA
- the rpe gene encoding ribulose-phosphate 3-epimerase, producing MIAPSILTADFARLAEEVAAVDNADWLHVDVMDNHFVPNLTMGPVVVDSLLKVAKVPMDCHLMITDPGRWAPGYAEAGAHNVTFHVEAADDPVAVARDIRAAGGKAGLAIKPNTALEPYLEILRDFDTLLIMSVEPGFGGQKFIPEVLSKVVTARKLVDSGELNILVEIDGGINADTIEAAAEAGVDCFVAGSAVYSAADPADAIVKLRGQAASASPHLAL from the coding sequence ATGATCGCCCCGTCGATCCTCACCGCGGACTTCGCCCGGCTCGCCGAGGAGGTCGCCGCCGTCGACAACGCCGACTGGCTGCACGTCGACGTGATGGACAACCACTTCGTGCCGAACCTCACCATGGGCCCGGTGGTGGTGGACAGCCTGCTCAAGGTGGCGAAGGTGCCGATGGACTGCCACCTGATGATCACCGACCCGGGCCGCTGGGCCCCGGGTTACGCCGAGGCCGGGGCGCACAATGTCACCTTCCACGTCGAGGCCGCCGACGACCCGGTCGCCGTCGCCCGGGACATCCGCGCGGCCGGCGGCAAGGCCGGCCTGGCGATCAAGCCGAACACCGCGCTGGAGCCGTACCTGGAGATCCTGCGCGACTTCGACACCCTGCTGATCATGAGCGTGGAGCCGGGCTTCGGTGGCCAGAAGTTCATCCCCGAGGTGCTGTCCAAGGTCGTCACCGCCCGCAAGCTGGTGGACTCCGGTGAGCTGAACATCCTGGTGGAGATCGACGGCGGCATCAACGCCGACACCATCGAGGCGGCCGCCGAGGCCGGGGTGGACTGCTTCGTCGCCGGGTCGGCGGTCTACAGCGCCGCCGACCCCGCCGACGCGATCGTCAAACTCCGCGGCCAGGCGGCCTCCGCCTCGCCGCACCTGGCGCTGTAG
- a CDS encoding acyl-CoA dehydrogenase: MTLFLNPHTPDFAEFDERTRDIFLATIAFFEDHGKAWLKQQDRDRVWYAEFVEFLKKKRVFATFLTPASEADGDPDKRWDTARNAKYSEILGFYGMQYWYVWQVTILGLGPIWQSGNTAARKRAAQLLEAGEIFAFGLSEQDHGADVYSTDMVVTPDGDGYRATGGKYYIGNGNLARMVSTFGRRSDKPILDSATALDGGKPDEDFEGYLFFAADSQHPNYKLRKKVVDAQMYVAAFDLEDYPVADEDILHTGKEAFHAAINTVNIGKFNLGFGAVGNCEHALYEAVTHAENRVLFGQRVTEFPQIRTMFAECYARLAGMSLYSQRAIDYLRSASAEDRRYLLFNAIEKMTVTRQGETVITTLSDIIAARGFESDTFFTMAMLGAVGLPRLEGTVHVNMALSLKFMPNYMFGPADAGLIALSSLPVAHVPAGAVRTVAGGLRSVGTAAVPRLARLPFAPSALQRTAPEIPRRRDFGNDDFLFEQGPSRGLSKIVFGDWRSALQRFAHVPNVAVFLEQADGFQTLLAAAAPTPEQQQDVDFLFCIGELFTLLPYAQLILEQAALADTDTDVLDQLFEVLVTDFSRHATTLHCKPTATPAQKKLALTLIAEPVGDRQRFERVVRAVRALANAYEMSP, encoded by the coding sequence ATGACGCTGTTCCTCAACCCGCACACGCCGGATTTCGCCGAGTTCGACGAACGCACCCGCGACATCTTCCTCGCCACCATCGCGTTCTTCGAAGACCACGGGAAGGCCTGGCTCAAGCAGCAGGACCGGGACCGGGTGTGGTACGCGGAGTTCGTCGAATTCCTCAAGAAGAAGCGCGTTTTCGCGACATTCCTCACTCCGGCGTCGGAAGCGGACGGAGACCCCGACAAGCGCTGGGACACCGCTCGCAACGCCAAGTACAGCGAGATCCTCGGGTTCTACGGAATGCAGTACTGGTACGTCTGGCAGGTCACCATTTTGGGCCTGGGGCCGATCTGGCAGTCCGGGAACACCGCGGCCCGAAAGCGCGCGGCGCAACTCCTGGAAGCCGGCGAAATCTTCGCCTTCGGCCTGTCGGAGCAGGACCACGGCGCCGACGTGTACTCCACGGACATGGTCGTCACACCGGACGGCGACGGCTATCGCGCCACCGGCGGCAAGTACTACATCGGCAACGGCAATCTCGCCCGGATGGTCTCGACCTTCGGCAGGCGCTCGGACAAGCCGATCCTGGACAGCGCGACGGCTCTGGACGGTGGCAAGCCCGACGAGGACTTCGAGGGGTACCTGTTCTTCGCCGCCGACAGCCAGCATCCGAACTACAAACTGCGCAAGAAGGTGGTCGACGCGCAGATGTACGTCGCGGCGTTCGATCTGGAGGACTACCCGGTCGCTGACGAGGACATCCTGCACACCGGCAAGGAAGCGTTCCACGCGGCCATCAACACCGTGAACATCGGCAAGTTCAACCTCGGTTTCGGCGCCGTCGGCAACTGCGAGCACGCCCTCTACGAGGCCGTCACCCACGCCGAGAACCGGGTGTTGTTCGGCCAGCGGGTCACGGAGTTCCCGCAGATCCGGACCATGTTCGCCGAGTGCTACGCCCGCTTGGCCGGGATGTCGCTCTACAGCCAGCGCGCCATCGACTACCTGCGTTCGGCCTCCGCCGAGGACCGCCGTTATCTGCTGTTCAACGCGATCGAGAAGATGACGGTCACTCGGCAGGGCGAGACGGTGATCACCACGCTGTCGGACATCATCGCGGCGCGCGGATTCGAGAGCGACACGTTCTTCACCATGGCGATGCTCGGCGCGGTGGGCCTGCCTCGGTTGGAGGGCACGGTGCACGTCAATATGGCGTTGTCGCTGAAGTTCATGCCCAATTACATGTTCGGGCCCGCCGATGCCGGGCTCATCGCGCTGTCCTCGCTGCCCGTGGCGCACGTGCCCGCCGGCGCCGTCCGGACGGTGGCCGGGGGGCTGCGCTCGGTCGGCACTGCGGCGGTTCCGCGGCTGGCCCGGCTGCCGTTCGCTCCGTCGGCGCTGCAGCGCACCGCGCCGGAGATCCCGCGCCGACGAGACTTCGGCAACGACGACTTCCTCTTCGAGCAGGGACCGAGCCGGGGTCTGTCCAAGATCGTCTTCGGCGACTGGCGATCAGCGCTGCAGCGCTTCGCCCACGTCCCCAATGTGGCGGTCTTCCTCGAGCAGGCCGACGGGTTCCAGACACTGCTGGCCGCCGCCGCGCCGACCCCCGAGCAGCAGCAGGATGTCGACTTCCTGTTCTGCATCGGCGAGCTGTTCACGCTGCTGCCCTACGCGCAGTTGATCCTCGAGCAGGCCGCGCTGGCCGACACCGACACTGATGTGCTGGACCAGCTGTTCGAGGTGCTGGTGACCGACTTCTCCCGCCACGCCACCACGCTGCACTGCAAACCCACCGCCACCCCCGCGCAGAAGAAGCTCGCGCTGACTCTGATCGCCGAGCCCGTCGGCGACCGGCAACGGTTCGAGCGCGTGGTGCGGGCCGTCCGCGCATTGGCGAACGCCTACGAGATGAGCCCGTAG